From Electrophorus electricus isolate fEleEle1 chromosome 8, fEleEle1.pri, whole genome shotgun sequence, the proteins below share one genomic window:
- the LOC113589935 gene encoding E3 ubiquitin-protein ligase TRIM47-like produces the protein MAEACISVVQEEFCCAICLDLLKDPVTINCGHSFCMVCINDYWDQGDQRGVYSCPQCRETFSPRPVLHRNNMLAEVVEKLKKTELHPASPAHCYARPGDVECDFCTGRKRKAIKSCLVCVASLCETHLKPHLELPVLKRHKLTKASRQLQEMICSRHDKLIELYCRTDQCYICYLCATDGHNGHDTVAAAAERTEKEKELKEVQRKSQQRIQEKEKKVQELKQAVNTLKHSAQAAVEDSEIIFAEMFKEKCSELRELIRAQAKAELSRAKGLLEKLEQEISDLKRKDTKLEQLSHTEDHINFIQSFQSLCVYAETDNSSSITIGLSFDGVRKCLTSLKNHLDEYCNEEFNKIITHGDESVELQDPGHQTQAMPQPHPNVHPTIICDGCNMFPMIGPRFKCLDCNDFDFCEICFISHQHNVQHTFDIIN, from the exons ATGGCGGAGGCCTGTATTTCAGTTGTTCAAGAAGAGTTTTGCTGTGCAATCTGTCTGGATCTACTGAAGGATCCAGTGACTATCAACTGTGGACACAGtttctgtatggtgtgtattaatGATTACTGGGATCAGGGTGATCAGAGGGGAGTCTACAGCTGTCCACAGTGCAGAGAGACTTTCTCTCCAAGACCTGTTCTACACAGGAACAACATGCTGGCTGAAGTGgtggagaaactgaagaagacTGAACTCCAccctgcttctcctgctcactgTTACGCCAGAcctggagatgtggagtgtgattTCTGCACTGGGAGAAAACGCAAAGCCATAAAatcttgtttggtgtgtgtggctTCCCTTTGTGAAACTCATCTTAAACCTCATCTTGAACTTCCAGTATTGAAAAGACACAAACTGACCAAAGCCTCCAGACAACTACAAGAGATGATCTGCTCCCGGCATGATAAACTGATTGAGCTCTACTGTCGAACTGACCAGTGctacatttgttatttatgtgCAACAGATGGACACAATGGACACGACACAGTGGCAGCTGCCGCAGAAAGAACTGAGAAAGAG AAAGAGCTAAAAGAGGTGCAGAGGAAATCCCAGCAGAGaatccaggagaaagagaagaaggtccAGGAGCTGAAGCAAGCTGTAAACACTCTTAAG CAttctgcacaggcagcagtggaggacaGTGAAATAATATTTGCCGAAATGTTTAAGGAAAAGTGCTCTGAGCTGAGAGAGCTGATCAGAGCTCAGGCGAAAGCTGAACTGAGTCGAGCCAAAGGACTCCTGGAGAAACTAGAGCAGGAGATTTCTGATCTTAAGAGGAAAGACACTaagctggagcagctctctcACACTGAGGATCATATTAATTTCATTCAG AGTTTCCAGTCTCTTTGTGTCTATGCTGAAACTGACAACTCATCCAGCATCACTATCGGTCTCTCATTTGATGGAGTGAGGAAATGTCTTACTAGTCTAAAGAACCATCTAGATGAATATTGCAACGAGGAATTTAACAAAATCATCACACATG GAGATGAGAGCGTTGAACTCCAGGATCCCGGGCACCAGACACAAGCGATGCCGCAGCCACACCCAAACGTACATCCCACCATCAT aTGCGACGGCTGTAACATGTTCCCAATGATCGGGCCCAGGTTTAAATGTCTGGACTGCAATGACTTCGACTTTTGTGAGATTTGCTTCATAAGCCACCAACACAACGTCCAACACACCTTTGATATAATTAATTAA